A region from the Kribbella shirazensis genome encodes:
- a CDS encoding extracellular solute-binding protein, whose amino-acid sequence MTIRRRTFLGGSLAAVATAGGLSGCATVTRSTDIAALNKPVALPTYKRFEGPKPDLPRSHPLMPDCFYKFPERPVKATDGAPGDGTDVTGSAPTSNPIPPTADRNPYWQELNRRLGSPLGLNITSAADYPNKFATAVAGDTLGDVFNVDSGFAYLPQFLEARAQDLTEYLSGDAILEYPFLANAPEASWRGCVFSGGIRAVPIQRGIMSSNTLLVRQDLLDQLGVEIGSPTVDELVKVAKAVTDGKKNRWAFAVPPTASVSAMLGLPNGWEVRDGKLVHSRELPEHKELLVITRQLVKDGLIHPDGVAKANQKVWFTQGSAVMTQDSYSSIQSFYRRATNKNFSITIPVPRAADGKVGRVLLGSPNNSIAAIRPSSPERTKTLLRMLNWFAAPFGTEEYLFRKFGLPGRHYTLNGTDPQLTKDGGSEVCLGEFPVQYLADGPYPAYFPGHPEAVDNLYNHLESVLPTAILSPTYGLYSPTQSTKGKVLDTRMDALTKDIQLGRADLNAWDEAVANYRKSGADAIRDELEQALAIKGAK is encoded by the coding sequence ATGACGATCAGGAGAAGAACGTTTCTGGGCGGGTCGCTCGCCGCGGTCGCGACGGCCGGCGGGTTGAGCGGCTGCGCCACGGTGACCCGGTCGACCGACATCGCGGCGCTGAACAAGCCGGTCGCGTTGCCGACGTACAAACGCTTCGAGGGACCGAAGCCGGACCTGCCGCGGAGTCATCCGTTGATGCCGGACTGCTTCTACAAGTTCCCGGAGCGTCCGGTCAAGGCGACCGACGGGGCGCCGGGCGACGGTACCGACGTGACGGGCTCGGCGCCGACGTCGAACCCGATCCCGCCGACGGCCGACCGCAACCCGTACTGGCAGGAGCTGAACCGGCGGCTCGGGTCGCCGCTCGGGTTGAACATCACCTCGGCGGCCGACTACCCGAACAAGTTCGCCACGGCGGTGGCCGGCGACACGTTGGGCGATGTGTTCAACGTGGACAGCGGATTCGCGTACCTGCCGCAGTTCCTGGAGGCGCGGGCGCAGGACCTGACCGAGTACCTGTCCGGGGACGCGATCCTCGAGTACCCGTTCCTGGCGAACGCGCCGGAGGCCTCGTGGCGCGGGTGCGTGTTCTCCGGCGGGATCCGGGCGGTGCCGATCCAGCGCGGCATCATGTCGTCGAACACGTTGCTGGTGCGGCAGGACCTGCTCGACCAGCTCGGCGTCGAAATCGGTTCGCCGACCGTCGACGAGCTGGTGAAGGTGGCGAAGGCCGTCACCGACGGGAAGAAGAACCGGTGGGCCTTCGCGGTGCCGCCCACCGCGTCCGTGAGCGCGATGCTCGGGCTGCCGAACGGCTGGGAAGTGCGCGACGGGAAGCTGGTCCACAGCCGGGAGCTGCCGGAGCACAAGGAGCTGCTGGTGATCACCCGGCAGCTGGTGAAGGACGGCCTGATCCATCCGGACGGGGTCGCGAAGGCCAACCAGAAGGTCTGGTTCACGCAGGGGTCGGCGGTGATGACGCAGGACTCGTACTCGTCGATCCAGAGCTTCTACCGGCGGGCGACGAACAAGAACTTCAGCATCACGATCCCGGTGCCGCGAGCTGCCGACGGGAAGGTCGGGCGGGTGCTGCTCGGGTCGCCCAACAACTCGATCGCCGCGATCCGGCCGAGTTCGCCGGAGCGGACGAAGACGCTGCTGCGGATGCTGAACTGGTTCGCGGCGCCGTTCGGGACGGAGGAGTACCTGTTCCGGAAGTTCGGTCTGCCCGGGCGGCACTACACGCTGAACGGCACCGATCCGCAGCTGACGAAGGACGGCGGGAGTGAGGTGTGCCTGGGTGAGTTCCCGGTGCAGTACCTCGCCGACGGGCCGTATCCGGCGTACTTCCCCGGTCATCCCGAGGCGGTCGACAACCTGTACAACCACCTCGAGTCCGTACTCCCGACAGCGATCCTGTCCCCGACGTACGGCCTCTACTCACCCACCCAGTCCACGAAGGGCAAGGTCCTCGACACCCGCATGGACGCCCTCACCAAGGACATCCAACTGGGCCGAGCCGACCTCAACGCGTGGGACGAAGCAGTAGCCAACTACCGCAAATCCGGCGCCGACGCCATCCGCGACGAACTGGAACAAGCCCTAGCCATCAAGGGCGCCAAGTAG
- a CDS encoding carbohydrate ABC transporter permease encodes MTTSTSVVKQKGIDDGPAMPARVVKGVVLLICCAVVIVPFIGVISTSIASQEHVTNSGGFVLWPDALNLDSYKTIFNGGVVQRALMVSFVITLGGTLISLAGSTMLAYGLSRSGSFGQRPILLIVLFSILFSPGLIPNYLVVKEFGLLDSLLALILPTAISGFNVIVLRSFFMGIPDSVLDSARIDGAGDFRIFWSIVLPLSRAVLAVVGLFYAVGYWNAFFNAMLYINDTAKWPLQLVLRTYVINNTELSAGDLGGASADQLPPQESIQMAILVVSLVPILIVYPFLQRHFAKGMLTGAVKG; translated from the coding sequence ATGACCACGTCAACGAGCGTTGTGAAACAGAAGGGCATCGACGACGGTCCGGCGATGCCGGCGCGGGTTGTCAAAGGCGTCGTACTGCTGATCTGCTGTGCGGTCGTGATCGTGCCGTTCATCGGCGTGATCTCGACCAGCATCGCCAGCCAGGAACACGTGACGAACTCCGGCGGGTTCGTGCTCTGGCCGGACGCGCTGAACCTCGACTCCTACAAGACGATCTTCAACGGGGGAGTGGTGCAGCGTGCGCTGATGGTCAGCTTCGTCATCACCCTCGGCGGCACGCTGATCAGTCTCGCCGGGTCGACCATGCTCGCCTACGGGCTCAGCCGGTCCGGCTCGTTCGGTCAGCGGCCGATCCTGCTGATCGTGCTGTTCAGCATCCTGTTCAGCCCGGGGCTGATCCCGAACTACCTGGTGGTGAAGGAGTTTGGGCTGCTCGACTCGTTGCTGGCGCTGATCCTGCCGACGGCGATCAGCGGGTTCAACGTGATCGTGCTGCGCTCGTTCTTCATGGGCATCCCCGACTCGGTGCTCGACTCGGCGCGGATCGACGGAGCCGGGGACTTCCGGATCTTCTGGTCGATCGTGCTGCCGCTGTCGCGCGCGGTGCTCGCGGTCGTCGGGCTGTTCTACGCGGTCGGGTACTGGAACGCGTTCTTCAACGCGATGCTCTACATCAACGACACCGCGAAATGGCCGTTGCAGCTCGTCTTGAGGACGTACGTCATCAACAACACCGAGCTGAGCGCCGGTGACCTCGGTGGCGCGTCGGCCGATCAGCTGCCGCCGCAGGAGTCGATCCAGATGGCGATCCTGGTGGTGTCGCTGGTACCGATCCTGATCGTGTACCCGTTCCTGCAGCGCCACTTCGCCAAGGGCATGCTGACCGGGGCGGTGAAGGGATGA